Part of the Vicia villosa cultivar HV-30 ecotype Madison, WI unplaced genomic scaffold, Vvil1.0 ctg.000393F_1_1, whole genome shotgun sequence genome is shown below.
ttaccctaattaattaattttaattgaaacaattaatatattaagaaactgtaattaattaatttgtaaactaagaataaaaatatttttttattgaatttgaaaaataaaatgcaaatagAAATAGTGgtgtgaaattaaaaaaaaattgcaatttgCTAGCATGGATATGGAGTCCAAACAAGGAGAGCCCAAGTAGACAAATTTTGTGATGTGTCGCACATATGTAGTGTAGTGCCATGTCATGTCCACATAAGTTGAAATACCAACTAGACAAATTTAAAGGAAAAAACAAATCCAAAAAATGACAAATAAAGTTAGGGGTGTTTAAAACTGAAAATGCCCAATAAAAAACCGTCAACCAAACCACATCAAATCAAAACTATAAAAAATTACATTTGATTCAGATGTGTTTGAATAATTTTTAATAGAACCGCACAACTTGATTCAGTTTgtagtttgtattttacaaaccaaatcaaactGCATTCGTTATGTTACAAATCTtactaataattatatatttttttaattctttagagAAATCAATAAGTACTAAGTACTATGTGtatattttttcatattctttgaatgatgtttattttaatttacatatcaacaaaaatcatattattattaatttataaataatattttgacaaaaatatattttattgaactttataaataatatttatttaagaatgcaatttcatgtatatCGTTCTTTAGACATTAGATAAAATGGTGAGACACAATTTTACGcatcaaattataaatttatttggaGAATTATAAACTTATTTTATGGTAATGTATGGATaattaaacacaaaattatgtttttctttatatgtgtatgtatgacttaaTAAAGTTTTGGTAAAAAATCGAACCAACCGAACGAATTCAAACTGCATTggtttagttttatttataaaattcaaacgAACTAAATCAAACCGCACGTTTTTTTCTCTTGCGATTCAACTGACTTTTAGTGTCAACAACCCTAACTAAAGAGACTACAAAGctgcattttttattataaaagtaaaataaaagaatcaaaagtacATTTAAACctaaattttcattaaaaaaaataaaatatcaaaaactaGAATGTAACAATGATAATCAATGCTAAAATTCATTTGGATTTAATTTTATATGTTAATTTATCTTTTATCaataaaaacttttaaaaatttaaaatttaaaataatagcatagtactttatataattaaaagaaaagttttatatattttatataaatacatTAAAGTTATACAAGAATGTAAGTTGATTCTTTGACTATAAAAAGGCTCATACCTACTCTTATTTCCAAACATCATTCATTTTCAAAATGGCTAGGGCAACTGGACTACTTCCACTCTTTTCTACCACCATGGTGATCATGATCATCCTATTCTTAGGTAAgttgaatttatttatattattttctaatCATTATTGACTCTTAAGAATACATCATATTGATTAGGAAGAGAAACCaataaaacaaatttaatttttgtGAACAGGTTTGGAGAAAGCTATTGGTGAGAATGTCAAAATGGATACTGCTAAATATTCAACAACAAGAGGTTCTTGGGTGCCATTGAATTATCGACTGACTGAGATGTTGAAACCATGTACTGACAACTTTATTGGAGCATGTGTTCCTGGTACTGATGATGATGCTTCTTGTTTCAGTCGTTGCAAACAATCCGGTGATGAAAAAGGAGGCTTTTGCAAAACTCTTCGTTACAAAGAACCAGCACCACATAACTTTTGCCATTGCTATTGTTAGATTTGAATTTTGTTCCAATAATAATAGATATTGCTACGAGGAGTGCAATTATCTAGCTAGCTAGAATGTTTTATTTATATCatagaataatatattttagagTTGAATTGTCAACATTTTCACATTTTGTAGTTGATTTTGTGCTTCAAAAATGAGATCAatattacttttataattttattttgatttactcATAGTTTGATCAAGGATTCAAGGGTATAGCACAAAAACCCTTTATTATTTCAAATCCTATACCAACAATTAGTTTAGAATTACAATAACCAATAGAGATGATTTTTTTGTCAGTTGAATAAAACACAGTGCTATAACCATGGTTGTTTTTCAGTGGAGTAGAATTTTTATAACTTACTATTTGACTATAACAACAAATGAGTTTACATTGCTATAAGATTTAGTGAATATTTTAACAACAAATGAGTTTACATTGCTATAAGATTTAGTGAATATTTTAACACCAAATCTTTTAGTtagtatatattttatcaaagatGTTATTTTGAGACCAAAAATTATAACATTTTACTCTTTTGAATAGtgaaatattataataacaaataatttttttaaaaaaatataaattttttattttattttatttttagattaaaGATACCGATATGAAATTGTGTGATTAACTAACTTTATAAATTCATTAACtagatttttagattttattaaccaactttattttactattagaaattaattttaatatcggGCCGTTTATAAACCAACTTCATATTttcattaaccaacattttatttttcattaaccaactttattttactattaaaaattattttttaatatttaggcGTTTATTAACCAAATTTATCATttcattaaccaacattttaatttttattaatcaactttattttactattaaattatttttcatatcTGAACATTTATTACTAATAAAAGTCATTATGCACGTACGGTTCACGGgtaatgttcataaaaaataataattattgttcaCCATATAAATATGAAGAACAATGCATACATCGTCAAAATTGAATGTAAAGTTGATGTCAAGATAGCACACTTGATATTTTATCAacatttattttatgaaatttgtCAAATATCTCATAAATATATTCTTACATTTTTTTTAGGTTAATACTTATAATAATTCGataaatttttgtatttatttatgaaacaatatcaaataaacCTTCAATCATGTTTAAAATCTTATCACCAAATAGTTAATAATGCCaaactaaatattttatataattttgaaaTACGTAAAGTCGTAATAATCCTCAAAATTGCAAAAACAATTGATTCTTATCTATTATATTTTCACTTTTACTACATCAAGACAAAATaaatcttctattttttttttctcgTCCATGTTCGTTAGGATTGTGACTAT
Proteins encoded:
- the LOC131627661 gene encoding uncharacterized protein LOC131627661, with the protein product MARATGLLPLFSTTMVIMIILFLGLEKAIGENVKMDTAKYSTTRGSWVPLNYRLTEMLKPCTDNFIGACVPGTDDDASCFSRCKQSGDEKGGFCKTLRYKEPAPHNFCHCYC